The Opitutaceae bacterium genome has a window encoding:
- a CDS encoding DDE-type integrase/transposase/recombinase: MPWKEVEPMDEKLKFVTLARTGRFTLSELCRDHGISRKTGHKYLARYAESGATGLQEHSRRPKSSPASTDAAVEALIVKERRGHPSWGPKKLWVILQRDHGIEQPPARSTIGLILKRHGLSQPRGRAPGLYRVACEHLTEPTRPNEVWTVDFKGWFLCGDRQRCDPLTVCDRFSRYVIACHACPNQQYARTRRVFAQMQRYHGLPDIIRVDNGAPFASVAWGGLSRLSVWWIEHGIEVEFSPRPALRKTARTSACIAI, from the coding sequence ATGCCCTGGAAAGAAGTAGAACCGATGGACGAGAAACTGAAGTTTGTGACCCTGGCTCGGACGGGTCGCTTTACGCTGAGCGAGTTGTGCCGGGACCATGGCATCAGTCGCAAGACCGGGCACAAGTATCTGGCGCGTTACGCCGAGTCGGGTGCGACTGGGCTGCAGGAGCACAGTCGGCGTCCGAAGAGTTCGCCTGCCTCGACCGACGCGGCGGTGGAGGCGTTGATTGTGAAGGAGAGGCGAGGGCATCCGAGCTGGGGTCCGAAGAAGCTGTGGGTGATCCTGCAACGCGATCACGGCATCGAACAACCGCCGGCGCGCAGCACGATTGGGTTGATCCTCAAGCGGCATGGGTTGAGCCAACCGCGCGGCCGTGCGCCCGGGCTTTACCGGGTCGCCTGCGAGCATCTTACCGAGCCGACCCGGCCCAATGAGGTGTGGACGGTGGACTTCAAGGGATGGTTCCTGTGCGGTGACCGGCAGCGGTGTGATCCGCTTACCGTGTGCGATCGGTTCAGCCGCTACGTGATCGCCTGCCATGCCTGTCCCAACCAGCAGTATGCCCGCACCCGGCGCGTCTTCGCCCAAATGCAGCGCTACCACGGTCTGCCCGATATCATCCGGGTGGACAATGGCGCGCCGTTCGCCTCGGTGGCTTGGGGAGGGCTCTCGCGTTTGAGCGTGTGGTGGATTGAACACGGCATCGAGGTGGAGTTCTCACCCCGTCCAGCCCTCAGGAAAACGGCTCGCACGAGCGCATGCATCGCGATCTGA
- a CDS encoding integrase core domain-containing protein → MHRDLKAEATRPPSANLSAQQKRFQRWRYEYNHIRPHEALDMLTPADVYRPSARRLGEKVKITYPHDYVVKTVRLRPYQP, encoded by the coding sequence ATGCATCGCGATCTGAAGGCCGAGGCAACTCGTCCGCCTTCGGCCAATCTGAGCGCCCAACAGAAACGCTTCCAGCGCTGGCGATACGAATACAACCATATCCGTCCACACGAGGCACTGGACATGCTCACACCCGCCGATGTCTACCGCCCCAGCGCCCGACGCCTGGGTGAAAAGGTCAAAATCACCTATCCGCACGACTACGTCGTGAAGACGGTCAGACTCCGGCCATATCAGCCATGA
- a CDS encoding ribbon-helix-helix protein, CopG family, giving the protein MKSHISATLDRKLLEDLNRFGKQERRSRSQIIEMALDEFLRKRSAADDAIVTSGGRFEGDFSREDTYAR; this is encoded by the coding sequence ATGAAATCCCATATCAGTGCTACTCTGGACAGAAAACTCCTCGAAGACCTGAATCGTTTCGGGAAGCAGGAACGTCGCTCCCGGAGCCAGATCATCGAAATGGCGCTGGATGAGTTCTTGCGAAAGCGAAGCGCCGCAGACGACGCGATCGTCACCTCCGGTGGGCGCTTTGAGGGCGATTTCAGCAGGGAGGACACGTATGCGCGTTGA
- a CDS encoding PIN domain-containing protein — protein MRVEELSGRLLVDTNVLIYATLRGDPRHDQAREVLAQRHRPGVEMFVSVQNLAEMYPNLTGPKNQPPDSPTLARDKIVSLSRLRGLTVLPLTLESVHDALDLCVKGSATRQSYFDRQLAALMLREAIPVILTENVKDFLSIDGLTPINPFA, from the coding sequence ATGCGCGTTGAGGAACTGTCCGGCCGCCTCCTCGTGGACACGAACGTGCTCATCTACGCCACCCTCAGGGGCGACCCACGGCACGACCAGGCACGGGAGGTTCTGGCCCAGCGCCACCGCCCCGGAGTGGAGATGTTCGTTTCCGTGCAGAATCTGGCCGAGATGTATCCGAACCTCACCGGCCCGAAAAACCAGCCCCCGGACAGCCCGACCCTCGCACGCGACAAGATCGTTTCCCTGTCCCGGCTTCGTGGCCTGACCGTTCTTCCCCTTACCCTGGAGAGCGTGCATGACGCGCTCGACCTCTGTGTGAAAGGAAGCGCGACCAGGCAGAGCTATTTCGACCGCCAGCTGGCCGCCCTGATGCTGCGCGAGGCAATCCCGGTTATTCTTACTGAAAACGTGAAGGATTTCCTTTCCATCGATGGACTCACCCCCATCAACCCGTTTGCGTAA
- a CDS encoding pyrophosphate--fructose-6-phosphate 1-phosphotransferase, translating into MSVKKVGILTAGGLAPCLSSAVGGLIERYTEIAPEVEILCYRSGYKGLLLGDSISVTPEIRGKAAILHQFGGSPIGNSRVKLTNVKDCLKRGLITEGQDPQKVAADQLVKDGIDILHTIGGDDTNTAAADLAAFLRNNNYDLTVIGLPKTIDNDVIPIRQSLGAWTAAEEGARYFQNVVAEHNANPRMLIVHEVMGRSCGWLTAATAAAYRKMQGAREMAPAIGLSRLRLDVHGIYIPEMSIDIEAEAERLRKVMDEADNVNIFISEGAGVADIVKEMEASGKEVPRDAFGHVKLDAVNPGAWFGKQFADMLGAEKTLIQKSGYYSRAAPANADDLRLIKSCTDLAVECAFRHEGGVIGHDEDRNNVLRAIEFERIKGGKPFDIDLPWFGELLQDIGQPKGARVATGH; encoded by the coding sequence ATGAGTGTTAAGAAAGTCGGCATCCTCACCGCGGGCGGTCTCGCCCCCTGTCTGTCCTCCGCCGTCGGCGGTTTGATCGAGCGTTACACGGAAATCGCGCCCGAGGTCGAAATCCTCTGCTACCGCAGCGGCTACAAGGGCCTCCTGCTGGGCGACAGTATTTCGGTCACCCCGGAGATCCGCGGGAAGGCGGCGATCCTCCACCAGTTCGGAGGCAGCCCGATCGGCAACAGCCGGGTCAAACTGACCAATGTGAAGGACTGCCTGAAGCGCGGTCTGATCACGGAGGGCCAGGACCCCCAGAAGGTGGCGGCCGACCAGCTGGTCAAGGATGGTATCGATATTCTGCATACAATTGGCGGAGACGACACCAACACCGCGGCGGCCGACCTGGCGGCCTTCCTCAGGAACAACAATTACGACCTGACCGTCATCGGCCTGCCCAAGACGATCGACAACGACGTCATTCCCATTCGCCAGAGCCTCGGCGCCTGGACCGCGGCGGAGGAGGGGGCCCGCTACTTCCAGAACGTGGTGGCGGAGCACAACGCCAATCCCCGCATGCTCATTGTGCACGAGGTCATGGGCCGCTCCTGCGGTTGGTTGACCGCGGCCACCGCCGCCGCCTACCGGAAGATGCAGGGTGCCCGGGAAATGGCACCTGCCATCGGACTCTCCCGCCTGCGTCTTGATGTGCATGGGATCTACATCCCGGAAATGAGCATCGATATCGAAGCGGAGGCCGAACGCCTGCGGAAGGTCATGGACGAGGCCGACAACGTGAACATCTTCATCAGTGAAGGCGCCGGGGTGGCCGATATCGTCAAGGAAATGGAGGCTTCGGGCAAGGAAGTGCCCCGCGATGCCTTTGGTCACGTCAAGCTGGACGCGGTCAATCCAGGTGCCTGGTTCGGCAAGCAGTTCGCCGACATGCTCGGCGCCGAGAAGACCCTCATTCAGAAGAGCGGCTATTATTCGCGGGCGGCTCCGGCCAATGCCGACGACCTCCGCCTGATCAAGAGCTGCACCGATCTGGCCGTCGAATGCGCTTTCCGGCATGAGGGCGGAGTCATCGGCCACGACGAGGATCGCAATAATGTCCTCCGGGCGATCGAGTTCGAGCGGATCAAGGGCGGCAAACCCTTCGACATCGACCTGCCCTGGTTCGGTGAATTGCTCCAGGACATCGGCCAGCCCAAGGGTGCCCGGGTTGCGACCGGGCACTGA
- a CDS encoding lytic transglycosylase domain-containing protein — MMRPTDPEGPVVPPSMAGRRLLRALILVGLPLCAFAQPGSDEGSVDLDAWFETGQQLFDDYAPPALKESVRFPTKEEWDLFWHQIESTLQSDSLADWAWIRPEAEQALEWLRTIPGGEDYADWLAERLDYLEMAEGALYYVLGESAPVRQGPAGPGLVTPPRTAPPVAAPQDREAVRTARTFANWKSRIEARPVPKNATLLVPRLKPIFASEGIPPEWVWLAEVESSFNPKAKSPVGALGLFQFMPATAERFGMKTSRPDQRTDPERSARAAARYLGILHRQLGSWPLAVAAYNAGEGRVGRLLRKHKTTSYEGIVDHLPTETQMYVPKVFATVMVREGIDPLQLPPPGKPQ; from the coding sequence ATGATGAGGCCAACGGATCCTGAGGGGCCGGTGGTGCCCCCGTCGATGGCCGGCAGACGGCTCCTGAGGGCTCTGATCCTCGTCGGCCTGCCCCTTTGTGCCTTCGCCCAACCCGGATCGGATGAGGGATCGGTCGATCTCGATGCCTGGTTCGAGACCGGCCAGCAACTCTTTGATGATTATGCACCGCCGGCCCTGAAGGAATCCGTGCGCTTCCCGACGAAGGAGGAATGGGACCTCTTCTGGCACCAGATCGAATCCACCCTGCAATCGGATTCCCTCGCGGATTGGGCCTGGATTCGGCCCGAAGCGGAACAGGCCCTTGAGTGGCTGCGAACGATTCCCGGCGGCGAGGATTACGCGGACTGGCTCGCAGAGAGGCTCGACTATCTGGAGATGGCGGAGGGTGCCCTCTACTACGTGCTCGGAGAATCGGCGCCGGTCCGCCAGGGTCCGGCCGGGCCCGGATTGGTCACGCCGCCCCGGACTGCCCCGCCGGTGGCCGCTCCGCAGGATCGCGAAGCGGTCCGGACAGCCCGGACCTTCGCAAACTGGAAGTCCAGGATTGAGGCCCGGCCCGTGCCGAAGAATGCCACCCTGCTGGTGCCGCGACTCAAACCGATTTTCGCGAGTGAAGGCATACCTCCGGAGTGGGTCTGGTTGGCCGAAGTCGAGTCGTCCTTCAACCCGAAGGCGAAGAGTCCGGTGGGCGCCCTCGGCCTCTTCCAGTTCATGCCGGCGACGGCGGAGCGATTCGGCATGAAGACCTCGCGGCCCGATCAGAGGACGGACCCCGAGCGAAGTGCGCGGGCTGCCGCCCGGTACCTGGGGATCCTCCATCGACAGCTTGGCTCCTGGCCGCTGGCGGTGGCGGCCTATAATGCAGGCGAGGGACGGGTCGGTCGGCTTCTCAGGAAACACAAGACGACGAGCTACGAGGGTATCGTCGATCACCTCCCGACCGAGACCCAGATGTATGTCCCCAAGGTGTTTGCCACCGTCATGGTCCGCGAGGGCATTGACCCCCTTCAACTGCCCCCTCCGGGCAAGCCGCAATGA
- a CDS encoding glycosyl hydrolase, with protein MRIKAGLKPKKLSRKIDRLFDLSAEKIRLIQKTWDPSKGTPVFTVRGRYTSQGWTEWTQGFQFGCAILQFDATGDEAALKIGRAGTVGHMASHVSHIGVHDHGFNNVSTYGNLRRLMLEGRLPFNQEELNFYELALKVSGAVQASRWSTTAYGTGYVYSFNGPHSLFSDTIRSMRALVLAHQLGHALMGEGDRPINLLHRAVEHARTTSRFNVYFGEGRDAYDVSGRVVHESIFNRNDGRYRCPSTQQGYTPFSTWTRGAAWIITGYPEQLEFLQTIKAAELKEVGGKAAVEKLFLRTAIAAADHFIDGYTALDGIPYWDDGAPNLHRLGDYRKKKADPYNAWEPVDSSASAIAAQGLIRLGNYLTGKGDARGTHYLNAGLTVADTLFDEPYLSTDPRHQGLILHSIYHRPNGWDYQPKGRKVPCGESSMWGDYHAMELALIIKRMAEEKEYLTFF; from the coding sequence ATGAGAATCAAAGCCGGTCTGAAACCCAAGAAGCTGTCCCGCAAGATCGATCGCCTGTTCGATCTCTCGGCGGAGAAGATCCGTCTGATCCAGAAAACCTGGGATCCATCGAAAGGAACCCCGGTTTTCACGGTTCGGGGGCGATACACCTCGCAGGGGTGGACGGAATGGACGCAGGGCTTCCAGTTCGGTTGTGCGATACTCCAGTTTGATGCCACCGGTGACGAGGCCGCACTGAAGATCGGGCGGGCGGGCACGGTGGGGCACATGGCCTCCCATGTATCCCATATCGGGGTTCACGACCACGGGTTCAACAACGTTTCGACCTATGGGAACCTGCGGCGGCTGATGCTGGAGGGTCGTCTGCCCTTCAACCAGGAGGAACTCAATTTCTACGAGCTGGCCCTGAAGGTCTCCGGGGCGGTGCAGGCCTCCCGCTGGTCGACGACGGCTTACGGCACCGGCTATGTCTACTCCTTCAACGGTCCCCATTCCCTGTTCTCGGACACCATCCGCTCGATGCGGGCGCTGGTCCTGGCCCATCAACTGGGCCATGCCCTGATGGGTGAAGGCGACAGGCCGATCAACCTGCTGCACCGGGCGGTCGAGCACGCCCGGACCACCAGCCGGTTCAATGTCTATTTTGGCGAGGGACGGGATGCCTACGATGTCTCTGGCCGGGTCGTTCATGAGTCGATCTTCAATCGCAATGACGGGCGTTACCGTTGCCCGAGCACGCAACAGGGCTACACACCTTTCAGCACGTGGACCCGGGGTGCGGCCTGGATCATCACCGGCTATCCGGAACAGTTGGAATTCCTTCAGACCATCAAGGCGGCCGAACTCAAGGAAGTCGGCGGAAAAGCCGCGGTGGAAAAACTCTTTCTGCGCACGGCCATTGCGGCGGCGGACCATTTCATCGACGGCTACACGGCATTGGACGGGATCCCTTATTGGGATGATGGGGCCCCCAATCTGCACCGACTGGGCGATTACAGGAAAAAGAAGGCGGACCCCTACAATGCCTGGGAGCCGGTCGACAGCTCGGCCTCGGCCATCGCGGCTCAGGGATTGATCCGCCTGGGGAATTACCTGACCGGCAAGGGGGACGCCCGGGGAACTCATTATCTCAACGCCGGCCTGACCGTGGCCGACACTCTTTTTGACGAGCCCTATCTCTCGACCGACCCGAGGCACCAGGGACTGATCCTGCATTCAATCTATCACCGGCCGAATGGATGGGATTACCAGCCGAAGGGCCGGAAGGTACCCTGCGGCGAGTCGTCGATGTGGGGTGACTACCACGCGATGGAGCTGGCCCTGATAATCAAGCGGATGGCGGAAGAGAAGGAGTATCTGACTTTCTTCTGA
- a CDS encoding GNAT family N-acetyltransferase, with the protein MARSVLENRCPGTAWVDHPHQPTTALVALDHRFLIAGRDMTSGFLTSVVERLRRENRLHLVWSDTLRRRLKPPPSRSLEIERRELRDRDRTIPFAPPADNEVRVCKITADLAPHCQWTHEMERIFGGLRRFFVHGLGFCLIRGESILAEAYAAFWGDSQVEIAVVTDQRYRRQGHGLRVCRELIEACEAMGFETYWSCDNRNQGSIRLAQRLGYRSSRSYRLLEYPAIQRSAPPVATFR; encoded by the coding sequence ATGGCCCGATCGGTTCTGGAGAACCGGTGCCCGGGGACCGCCTGGGTCGATCATCCCCACCAGCCCACCACCGCCCTCGTGGCGCTTGATCACCGGTTTCTGATCGCCGGCCGGGACATGACCTCCGGCTTTCTCACCTCGGTGGTCGAACGCCTCCGCCGGGAAAACCGGCTTCACCTCGTGTGGTCCGACACCCTCCGGCGCCGCCTGAAGCCACCGCCGTCGCGGTCCCTCGAAATCGAACGAAGGGAACTCCGGGATCGCGATCGGACCATCCCGTTCGCGCCGCCCGCAGACAACGAAGTTCGGGTCTGCAAGATCACCGCGGACCTCGCCCCTCACTGTCAATGGACCCACGAAATGGAACGCATTTTCGGGGGACTCCGCCGATTCTTCGTGCACGGCCTCGGATTCTGCCTGATCCGCGGCGAGTCGATCCTGGCCGAAGCCTATGCCGCATTCTGGGGCGACAGCCAGGTTGAGATCGCCGTTGTCACCGACCAGCGATACCGGCGCCAGGGTCACGGCCTGCGGGTCTGCAGGGAACTGATCGAAGCCTGTGAAGCCATGGGATTCGAAACCTACTGGAGCTGCGACAACCGCAATCAGGGGTCAATCCGGCTGGCCCAGCGTCTGGGTTACCGATCCTCCAGGAGCTATCGGCTGCTTGAATACCCCGCCATCCAACGGAGCGCGCCGCCGGTGGCGACCTTCCGATGA
- a CDS encoding glycerophosphodiester phosphodiesterase family protein translates to MRRFFFSSLSVFGETLGKVTANLKWILRRRRQLIGPVSLYEAWFSILGLALFLPGTTWLTNRLVAASGGTTIGNTEMVAFFLSVPGMIFLLVIAGSAVTLLYTEYAGLLVIIRRFSQEAADAAEASVWQSLVHLPALARLGIIQVLIYGTGLLPWLGGCLWIKSHWLGAHDINFYLAMHPSEWYAALVAAAIWTVPWLLAAVGLFVRWLHTVPLIVFEGQRPLHALAISWRRSKGTVWAGILVISLWNLLLGLLLLFLTALVRWVASALLGTELGGLGWTLAVVLTALGLLSLIGLILLIINKVGLALLVLAAYEERVHDGDCPVAKPLPAWLERVRPKGARKAAWVLALIILVGAGIWTGGFVDEIKPGKAPLITAHRGSSQKAPENTLSALRQAIEDGADYAEIDVQTTLDGAVILQHDGDFMRVGGDSRKVAELTLEEVRTLDVGSRFSPEFAGEPVATLEEAIAVCRGRLRLNIELKYNRVDPSLAGKVGRILRAEAFTGQCLVMSLDWEPLRSFAAEFPEVGIGYIVFRSLGQLNTAQADAFSMNAAQMTAGLVRSIHRRGAEVHVWTVNDPRLALRMIEMGVDNLITDRPGEMRRLLDSWEELADSEKVALQLRRLLLPHETFSTADL, encoded by the coding sequence ATGCGCCGTTTCTTTTTCTCATCCCTTTCGGTTTTTGGCGAAACGTTGGGAAAGGTGACGGCCAATCTGAAGTGGATTCTCCGACGCCGTCGGCAACTGATCGGTCCGGTGTCTCTCTATGAGGCCTGGTTCTCAATTCTGGGACTTGCCCTCTTCCTGCCCGGCACAACCTGGTTGACCAACCGGCTGGTCGCCGCCAGCGGGGGCACAACGATCGGAAACACCGAGATGGTCGCCTTCTTCCTTTCGGTTCCCGGAATGATCTTCCTGCTCGTGATCGCCGGATCGGCCGTCACCCTTTTGTACACGGAATATGCAGGCCTGCTCGTGATCATCAGGCGCTTCTCACAGGAAGCGGCCGATGCGGCAGAGGCCAGTGTCTGGCAGAGCCTGGTCCACCTTCCGGCCCTTGCACGGTTGGGGATCATCCAGGTTCTGATCTACGGGACGGGCCTCCTGCCCTGGCTGGGCGGGTGCCTATGGATCAAGTCGCATTGGCTCGGCGCCCACGACATCAATTTCTACCTGGCCATGCATCCGTCGGAGTGGTACGCGGCGCTCGTCGCGGCCGCCATCTGGACTGTGCCCTGGCTGCTGGCTGCCGTTGGCCTCTTTGTCCGCTGGCTGCATACCGTTCCCCTGATCGTCTTCGAGGGTCAGCGGCCACTGCACGCCCTGGCCATAAGCTGGCGCCGATCGAAGGGAACGGTTTGGGCGGGAATTCTCGTCATCAGCCTGTGGAATCTTCTGCTCGGCCTGCTGCTCCTCTTCCTGACCGCCCTCGTTCGCTGGGTGGCCTCAGCCCTTCTGGGGACCGAGCTCGGTGGCCTGGGCTGGACGCTGGCCGTCGTCCTGACCGCGCTGGGATTGCTGTCGCTGATCGGTTTGATCCTCCTGATCATCAACAAGGTCGGTCTGGCTCTGCTTGTCCTCGCGGCTTATGAGGAGCGGGTTCATGATGGTGATTGCCCGGTGGCGAAACCACTTCCGGCCTGGTTGGAACGGGTGAGGCCGAAGGGCGCCCGCAAAGCCGCGTGGGTTCTTGCCCTGATTATCCTGGTCGGTGCGGGCATCTGGACCGGGGGCTTTGTCGATGAGATCAAACCCGGCAAAGCACCGCTTATCACCGCGCACCGTGGCAGCTCGCAGAAAGCACCGGAAAACACCCTGAGTGCCCTGCGGCAGGCAATCGAGGACGGGGCGGACTATGCCGAGATCGACGTACAGACGACGCTGGACGGAGCGGTGATTCTCCAGCACGACGGTGACTTCATGCGGGTCGGAGGCGATTCCCGCAAAGTCGCCGAACTTACGCTCGAAGAGGTGCGGACTCTCGATGTGGGCAGCCGGTTTTCGCCCGAGTTTGCGGGCGAGCCGGTGGCGACCCTGGAGGAGGCGATCGCCGTCTGCCGGGGCCGGCTTCGCCTGAACATCGAGCTCAAGTACAACCGGGTCGACCCGTCATTGGCCGGAAAGGTGGGCCGGATCCTCCGGGCGGAAGCCTTCACCGGCCAGTGCCTGGTCATGTCCCTTGACTGGGAGCCCCTGCGGTCATTCGCGGCGGAATTTCCCGAGGTCGGGATCGGCTATATCGTATTCAGATCATTGGGACAGCTTAACACGGCGCAAGCGGATGCCTTCAGCATGAACGCGGCACAGATGACGGCCGGACTGGTCCGGTCGATTCACCGCAGGGGGGCCGAGGTGCATGTCTGGACCGTCAACGACCCGAGACTGGCCCTCCGCATGATCGAGATGGGTGTGGACAACCTGATCACAGACCGGCCGGGCGAGATGCGAAGGCTTCTCGACAGCTGGGAAGAATTGGCAGATTCGGAAAAGGTGGCCCTTCAGCTGCGGCGGCTGCTTCTTCCGCACGAGACATTCTCGACCGCCGATTTGTGA
- a CDS encoding phytanoyl-CoA dioxygenase family protein, which translates to MTSLAQYEIQPHHRLNRAQVDQYMDEGYLVYPSKIFPDEKFGKLKDHFEAKLAALPAGVRPEAMDVPHFTDPALFEWLFADEVLDLVEPILGPDIALFASHFICKPKGDGRKVPWHEDSFYWKGMLEPMEVVTVWLAIDPSTEENGCMFVKPRTHRIGRKGFSDYEPVDESKNVFSTEIVDPDRRPFEEVPVILEPNHASLHDGRLMHGSAANTSAKRRCGYTMRYISSASVLSESAREVHHIYLARGRDLGDQARNYGDPAVAYHDFMKMRRQRGRLGH; encoded by the coding sequence ATGACTTCATTGGCCCAATACGAAATCCAACCCCACCACCGCCTCAACCGGGCGCAGGTGGATCAGTACATGGACGAGGGATACCTCGTCTATCCCTCGAAGATCTTCCCGGACGAAAAGTTCGGGAAGCTGAAAGACCATTTTGAGGCGAAGCTGGCGGCCCTTCCCGCGGGGGTGCGCCCGGAAGCGATGGACGTGCCGCATTTCACCGATCCGGCCCTCTTCGAGTGGCTTTTTGCCGATGAAGTCCTCGATCTGGTGGAGCCGATCCTGGGACCGGACATCGCCCTGTTTGCCAGTCATTTCATCTGCAAGCCGAAGGGAGACGGCCGGAAGGTGCCCTGGCATGAGGATTCGTTTTACTGGAAAGGCATGCTCGAACCGATGGAGGTGGTCACCGTCTGGCTGGCGATTGATCCGTCAACCGAGGAAAATGGCTGCATGTTTGTGAAGCCGCGGACCCATCGCATCGGGCGCAAGGGCTTTTCCGACTATGAACCGGTCGATGAATCCAAGAACGTTTTTTCAACCGAAATCGTGGATCCGGACCGGAGGCCATTCGAGGAGGTCCCGGTCATTCTCGAACCCAACCACGCCAGCCTGCATGACGGTCGTCTGATGCACGGCAGTGCCGCCAACACGAGCGCCAAACGCCGGTGCGGCTACACCATGCGTTACATCAGCTCGGCGTCGGTGTTGAGCGAGTCGGCCCGGGAAGTCCATCACATCTACCTGGCCCGCGGGCGGGATCTGGGGGACCAGGCACGCAACTACGGCGATCCCGCCGTTGCCTACCATGACTTCATGAAGATGCGGAGGCAGCGCGGCCGTCTCGGGCATTGA
- a CDS encoding ATP-binding cassette domain-containing protein translates to MPLLGLNDVHLAFGGPPLFAGVNLQIDEGERICLLGRNGTGKSSLMKVIAGEIGPDGGDIYRHPGTRAALLTQDIPPGVDGTVHEVVATAPEPSHLHEESWERDIRLDRLLERMQLPPLTPFASLSGGLKRRVLLARALAAQPDLLLLDEPTNHLDIEAILWLEDFLLTERITLIFVTHDRSFLRRLATRIVELDRGRVSNWACDYDTYLERKESVLAAESRQNAVFDKKLAEEEAWIRKGTLARRTRNEGRVRALMAMRREREARRVRSGIVNLRLDEGEKTGVKVVVAKDVSFAYPDGTEVIRGFNTLITRGDKIGLIGPNGSGKTTLIKLLLDRLQPTAGTIEHGTRLEVAYFDQMRDQIDDSMTVVDNIADGATTVTIAGKTQHIMSYLRDFLFTPDRARSPAGALSGGERNRLLLARLFTKPANVLVLDEPTNDLDLETLDLLEDLLVEYQGTVLLVSHDRDFLDSVVTSTLVFEGDRRIGEYVGGYADWVRQRPAVAVPAKKAEPKPARTPAPSKARRLTNLEKRELEALPSRIEALEREQREGTVRLGDPLLYQDEPEAVPSLKARLEAIEAELHTALERWEELEAKAEENPG, encoded by the coding sequence ATGCCCCTCCTCGGTCTCAACGATGTCCATCTCGCCTTTGGCGGGCCCCCTCTGTTTGCCGGGGTCAACCTGCAGATTGACGAGGGGGAACGGATCTGCCTGCTCGGTCGCAACGGGACCGGAAAGTCTTCGCTCATGAAGGTTATTGCGGGGGAGATCGGACCAGATGGAGGCGATATCTACCGCCACCCCGGAACGCGGGCCGCACTTCTCACTCAGGATATACCCCCGGGTGTCGACGGCACGGTGCACGAAGTGGTTGCCACCGCGCCTGAGCCCTCCCATCTCCACGAGGAATCCTGGGAGCGGGATATCCGCCTGGATCGATTGCTTGAGCGCATGCAACTACCGCCGCTGACGCCCTTTGCCTCGCTTTCCGGTGGACTGAAGCGGCGGGTCCTGCTGGCCCGTGCCCTGGCGGCCCAACCGGATCTGCTCCTCCTCGACGAACCGACCAATCATCTCGATATCGAGGCCATTCTCTGGCTGGAGGATTTCCTCCTGACCGAGCGGATCACCCTGATTTTTGTCACCCATGACCGGAGTTTCCTCCGACGCCTGGCAACCCGCATTGTTGAGTTGGATCGGGGCCGGGTCTCCAACTGGGCTTGCGACTACGACACTTACCTGGAGCGAAAGGAGTCGGTTCTGGCCGCCGAGTCCCGTCAAAACGCTGTCTTCGACAAGAAGCTGGCCGAGGAGGAAGCCTGGATCCGCAAGGGAACCCTGGCCCGGCGGACCCGCAATGAAGGCCGGGTTCGTGCCCTGATGGCGATGCGGCGGGAGCGCGAAGCCCGAAGGGTCCGTTCCGGGATCGTCAACCTCCGACTCGACGAAGGTGAGAAGACCGGGGTCAAGGTCGTCGTGGCCAAGGATGTTTCCTTCGCCTACCCTGACGGCACCGAGGTCATCCGGGGATTCAACACTCTGATCACCCGCGGCGACAAGATCGGCCTGATCGGTCCCAACGGTTCGGGCAAGACGACCCTGATCAAGCTCCTCCTCGACCGCCTGCAGCCGACTGCCGGGACGATCGAGCACGGGACCAGGCTTGAAGTCGCCTATTTCGATCAGATGCGGGATCAGATCGATGACTCGATGACGGTGGTGGACAATATTGCCGATGGGGCCACCACGGTTACGATCGCAGGGAAGACCCAGCATATCATGAGTTATCTGCGGGACTTCCTTTTTACTCCCGACCGGGCCCGTTCTCCGGCCGGTGCCCTTTCGGGCGGAGAGAGAAACCGGCTCCTGCTGGCCCGTCTCTTCACCAAGCCGGCCAACGTGCTTGTTCTCGATGAGCCGACGAATGATCTCGACCTGGAGACGCTGGACCTGCTGGAGGACCTTCTCGTCGAATACCAGGGGACCGTTCTGCTGGTCAGTCATGATCGTGATTTCCTCGACAGCGTGGTCACGAGCACCCTGGTCTTCGAAGGGGATCGACGCATTGGGGAGTATGTCGGTGGCTACGCGGATTGGGTCCGCCAGCGACCGGCCGTGGCGGTGCCCGCGAAGAAGGCGGAGCCGAAGCCGGCCCGGACGCCTGCACCGTCGAAGGCGCGCCGTCTGACCAACCTGGAAAAGCGCGAACTTGAAGCCCTACCCTCCAGAATTGAGGCGCTCGAACGGGAACAGCGGGAAGGGACGGTCCGGCTGGGGGATCCGCTCCTTTACCAGGATGAGCCGGAAGCCGTTCCGTCATTGAAGGCCCGTCTGGAGGCCATCGAGGCCGAACTTCACACCGCCCTTGAGCGCTGGGAGGAGCTCGAGGCCAAGGCGGAAGAGAACCCGGGTTAG